One genomic region from Terriglobus aquaticus encodes:
- a CDS encoding transcriptional regulator, protein MNPHSDLLQRELWSSWAGVLRSYAAVHSLGRDQHAVVEVSEAEILLRYGSRWMRFTHDHITSSQGAEHTFALTENGRARIDNTEDEMDLSAERLAREIITL, encoded by the coding sequence GTGAATCCGCACTCCGATCTGCTCCAGCGCGAGCTCTGGTCCTCCTGGGCTGGCGTCCTCCGTTCCTACGCCGCCGTCCACTCCCTCGGCCGCGATCAGCACGCCGTCGTCGAGGTCTCCGAAGCCGAAATCCTCCTCCGCTATGGCAGCCGCTGGATGCGCTTCACCCACGACCACATCACCAGCAGCCAAGGCGCGGAACACACCTTCGCTCTGACGGAAAACGGCCGGGCGCGCATCGACAACACCGAAGACGAGATGGACCTTTCCGCGGAACGCCTTGCTCGGGAGATAATCACTCTGTGA
- a CDS encoding NADH-quinone oxidoreductase subunit NuoE family protein, with protein sequence MSTVAESIFSPATAERFDKLVTIYPVKRSALVPMLLYAQDDLGYVTDAAVSEIAQRLDLLELDVRNVLSYYSMLRTKPAGKFNVQVCTNISCMIVGGYDVLDHCKKRLGIGHKEVTADGQFSLEEVECIGACCWAPAMQVNYDFHENLTPEKVDAILDDYAAGRGKDVK encoded by the coding sequence GTGAGCACAGTCGCAGAGAGCATCTTCTCGCCGGCAACCGCCGAGCGATTCGACAAACTCGTCACGATTTACCCGGTCAAGCGCTCCGCGCTGGTCCCCATGCTGCTCTACGCGCAGGACGACCTGGGTTACGTGACCGACGCCGCCGTTTCGGAAATCGCACAGCGCCTTGACCTTCTGGAACTCGACGTCCGCAACGTCCTCAGCTACTACTCCATGCTGCGCACCAAACCTGCCGGCAAGTTCAACGTCCAGGTCTGCACCAACATCTCCTGCATGATCGTCGGCGGCTACGACGTCCTCGACCACTGCAAGAAGCGCCTCGGCATCGGCCACAAGGAAGTCACCGCAGACGGCCAGTTCTCCCTCGAAGAGGTCGAGTGCATCGGCGCCTGCTGCTGGGCTCCCGCCATGCAGGTCAACTACGACTTCCACGAGAACCTGACGCCCGAAAAAGTCGACGCGATCCTGGATGACTACGCCGCCGGTCGCGGAAAGGATGTGAAGTAA
- the nuoK gene encoding NADH-quinone oxidoreductase subunit NuoK, with protein sequence MVPIAYYLILAAVLFSIGIGAFLIKRNIITVFMSIELMLNAVNLTFVAFAHMRHALQGQLFVFFVMVVAAAEAAVGLAIIIAVFRSRQTLDVDQINLMKN encoded by the coding sequence ATGGTTCCCATCGCCTACTACCTCATCCTCGCCGCGGTGCTGTTCTCCATCGGCATCGGCGCGTTCCTCATCAAGCGCAACATCATCACCGTCTTCATGTCGATTGAGCTCATGCTCAACGCGGTGAACCTCACCTTTGTTGCCTTTGCCCACATGCGCCACGCGCTCCAGGGCCAGCTCTTCGTCTTCTTCGTCATGGTCGTCGCCGCGGCCGAAGCCGCCGTCGGCCTCGCCATCATCATCGCCGTCTTCCGCTCGCGCCAGACCCTCGACGTCGACCAGATCAACCTGATGAAGAACTAA
- a CDS encoding VOC family protein: MAKNQVTYLELPTEDTAVLKAFYGQVFGWTHQDWGSEYATVHGSGLEIGYNGTEDGRSKAPLPMVETDDIAAAEEQVRAAGGTITVPTFAYPGGRRFHFTDPAGNELAVMQPGA; the protein is encoded by the coding sequence ATGGCAAAGAATCAGGTGACGTATCTGGAACTGCCGACCGAAGACACGGCGGTGCTGAAGGCGTTCTATGGGCAGGTCTTTGGGTGGACGCACCAGGACTGGGGATCGGAGTATGCGACCGTGCATGGGTCCGGCCTGGAGATCGGGTACAACGGCACTGAGGATGGCCGATCCAAGGCTCCGCTGCCGATGGTGGAGACGGACGACATTGCCGCGGCGGAAGAGCAGGTGCGTGCGGCCGGCGGCACGATCACAGTGCCCACGTTTGCCTACCCGGGCGGACGCCGATTCCACTTTACGGACCCGGCCGGAAATGAGCTTGCAGTGATGCAGCCGGGCGCGTAA
- the nuoL gene encoding NADH-quinone oxidoreductase subunit L has translation MNPEHLLWFIPLLPFAGFVLNGLIGRRLPRTGVAAIALLFSALPALLVADLWQHMLSTGTLAITANSAPWIQVTGFVVRFAFTVDHLTLIMLSIITGVGFLIHLYSVGYMAEDQGYWRFFAYLNLFLFFMLVLVLAQNFLLLFVGWEGVGLASYLLIGFYWQKPAANAAARKAFVVNRVGDFGFLLAMFLLIRNFGTLDFTGIFSNISAHPGMQGGILTAIALLLVVGAAGKSAQIPLYVWLPDAMEGPTPVSALIHAATMVTAGIYLVARAHVLFDRSPFTLGVIAIIGAATALFAATIGMVQHDIKRVLAYSTISQLGYMFLGCGVAAYSAAVFHLMTHAFFKALLFLAAGSVIHALSGEQDMRAMGGLRKRIPTTFWTMTAGVIAIAGIPPFSGFFSKDEILYRVWDSSINPGLSKLLWAVGLVTAGLTSFYMFRLWFKTFFGAERFDEHALGATSHAAHAPHAHTAGTNAHAAEDEHDEGQAHSHGVHESPWVMLGPLVILAVLSVVGGWVGVPQALAGSNHFEHFLDPVFAATTHAENAINADQVSHGLERGLAVVSVLVALFGWFVADLFYRQRPGTLGARAAGTPLYRLVAHKYYIDELYNGLIVLPIAGLTRLVLGGLIEGGIVNGSGKLAAFATQAASSGTRRMQSGNIRSYAGWLAAGAAIVILVMTYTVLAHTAIR, from the coding sequence ATGAATCCCGAACACCTCCTCTGGTTCATCCCGCTTCTGCCCTTCGCCGGCTTCGTGCTCAACGGCCTCATCGGCCGCCGCCTGCCGCGCACCGGCGTTGCTGCGATCGCGCTGCTCTTCTCTGCGCTACCGGCACTGCTTGTCGCTGACCTGTGGCAGCACATGCTTTCCACCGGCACGCTCGCCATTACGGCGAACTCCGCCCCGTGGATCCAGGTCACCGGCTTCGTCGTCCGCTTCGCCTTCACGGTCGACCACCTCACGCTCATCATGCTGTCGATCATCACGGGCGTGGGCTTCCTCATCCACCTCTATTCGGTCGGCTACATGGCAGAGGACCAGGGCTACTGGCGCTTCTTCGCCTACCTCAACCTGTTCCTCTTCTTCATGCTCGTTCTGGTCCTCGCCCAGAACTTCCTCCTGCTCTTTGTGGGCTGGGAGGGCGTGGGTCTCGCCTCGTACCTGTTGATCGGCTTCTACTGGCAGAAGCCCGCCGCCAACGCCGCCGCGCGCAAGGCCTTCGTCGTCAACCGCGTCGGCGACTTCGGCTTCCTGCTCGCCATGTTCCTCCTCATCCGGAACTTCGGCACGCTCGACTTCACGGGCATCTTCTCCAACATCTCCGCGCACCCCGGCATGCAGGGCGGCATCCTCACAGCCATCGCTTTGCTCCTCGTCGTCGGCGCCGCCGGCAAGTCCGCCCAGATCCCGCTCTACGTCTGGCTGCCGGATGCCATGGAAGGCCCCACCCCGGTCTCCGCACTGATCCACGCCGCCACCATGGTCACCGCGGGCATCTACCTGGTCGCCCGCGCCCACGTCCTCTTCGACCGCTCGCCCTTTACCCTCGGCGTCATCGCGATCATCGGCGCAGCCACCGCGCTCTTCGCCGCCACCATCGGCATGGTGCAGCACGACATCAAGCGCGTCCTCGCCTACTCCACCATCTCGCAGCTCGGTTACATGTTCCTCGGCTGCGGCGTGGCCGCCTACTCCGCCGCCGTCTTCCACCTCATGACGCACGCCTTCTTCAAGGCGCTGCTCTTCCTCGCCGCCGGTTCCGTCATCCACGCCCTCTCCGGCGAGCAGGACATGCGCGCCATGGGCGGCCTTCGCAAGCGCATCCCGACCACCTTCTGGACCATGACTGCCGGCGTCATCGCCATCGCGGGCATCCCGCCCTTCTCCGGCTTCTTCTCCAAGGACGAGATTCTCTACCGCGTCTGGGACAGCTCCATCAACCCCGGCCTGAGCAAGCTGCTCTGGGCCGTGGGCCTCGTCACCGCCGGCCTCACGTCCTTCTACATGTTCCGGCTCTGGTTCAAAACCTTCTTCGGCGCCGAGCGCTTTGACGAGCACGCCCTCGGCGCCACTTCACACGCCGCCCACGCTCCGCATGCCCACACCGCCGGCACCAACGCGCACGCCGCCGAAGACGAACACGACGAAGGCCAGGCACACTCCCACGGTGTCCACGAGTCGCCCTGGGTCATGCTCGGCCCGCTCGTCATCCTTGCCGTCCTGTCCGTCGTCGGCGGATGGGTCGGCGTACCGCAGGCGCTCGCCGGCTCCAATCACTTCGAGCACTTCCTCGACCCCGTCTTCGCAGCCACTACGCACGCTGAAAACGCCATCAACGCCGACCAGGTCTCGCACGGCCTCGAGCGCGGTCTCGCCGTCGTCAGCGTTCTGGTCGCCCTCTTCGGCTGGTTCGTCGCCGACCTCTTCTACCGCCAGCGCCCCGGCACCCTTGGCGCCCGCGCAGCCGGCACGCCGCTCTACCGCCTCGTCGCCCACAAGTACTACATCGACGAGCTCTACAACGGCCTCATCGTCCTGCCGATCGCCGGCCTCACCCGGCTCGTCCTCGGTGGCCTCATCGAGGGCGGCATCGTCAACGGCTCCGGCAAGCTCGCCGCCTTTGCCACTCAGGCCGCCAGCTCCGGCACCCGGCGCATGCAGTCCGGCAACATCCGTTCCTATGCCGGCTGGCTCGCCGCTGGCGCCGCCATCGTCATCCTCGTCATGACCTACACCGTCCTCGCCCACACGGCCATACGCTAA
- a CDS encoding ribonuclease E inhibitor RraB, protein MPTPTNIQSEIIRHRESNNERLKQMVDDQVNMETTRPVFLRFSAHNYDDAVGLSRMLFAKGMRLIQPEPQQDGHHWTVEVATKHNLRELTQEDFTCDLVTLASGVHATYDCWDFLSNDVAEETQEHNKVPEAQ, encoded by the coding sequence GTGCCCACACCGACCAACATCCAGAGCGAGATCATCCGCCACCGCGAGTCCAACAACGAGCGGCTGAAGCAAATGGTCGACGACCAGGTCAACATGGAGACGACCCGGCCCGTCTTTCTCCGCTTCTCCGCCCACAACTACGACGACGCGGTCGGCCTCAGCCGCATGCTCTTCGCCAAGGGCATGCGCCTCATCCAGCCAGAGCCGCAGCAGGACGGCCATCACTGGACCGTCGAGGTTGCCACCAAGCACAACCTGCGCGAACTCACCCAGGAAGACTTCACCTGCGATCTGGTCACCCTGGCCAGCGGCGTCCACGCCACCTACGACTGCTGGGACTTTCTCAGCAACGACGTTGCGGAAGAAACCCAAGAGCACAACAAAGTGCCGGAAGCGCAGTAG
- a CDS encoding molybdopterin-dependent oxidoreductase: MPDVTFTVDGQQLTAPAGTLLIDACKANGIQIPAFCYYPGLSLQAACRMCVVRIEKMPKLQTACTTPVAEGMIVSTETPEIAQARKSTLQLLLGNHPLDCPVCDAGGQCELQDMTFKYGAADSFYTEPKNHREEQQWSPTVYFDRPRCILCYRCVRMCGEGMDVYALGIQNRGSSAVIAPNIPASQSEDGLQHLDCEECGMCIDVCPVGALTSDTYRYKTRPWEMNHVATVCTHCGDGCKTTLGVRATTEGTEIMRGDNRDKSGINGDFLCNKGRYGFDFANREDRITQPLLKQADGTFKAVTWEEALTFAGKRLREIRDTRGGSSIGVLGGNRLTNEEAYLLQKFARTVLHTNNIDHHRTADYVTFAAALSGHRDRFASQHDNENAPAILLIGGDPTQQNPLTAWNLRSNVRLNRARLYVANHAEIKLRRQAKAFLQIAPFGYGAIASYLAGDDNAASSAALDTNALTGFRDALRNEQSLVILIGNELRGADLRRLIEFGLTLPNTKFALLNDYANGHGAADMGLLPDMLPGYVPVAGQHAYASEYENLPTEPGLDLVQMFDAAEAGNLAALYVVNANPVARYSADPATLKNTFLVVHDMFLTETARLADVVLPCANLYEKSGSVVNSYGDLQLVKKAADKAGVRTDLELLVRVADKMGANIRALVPFGKSQPNGIRADVGQTRGAQTGEADRHAVFLTANNLEPKLSPFDPFAILDEIQRLVPGYDLLRLQLLSGNDQHLAPAAPADLIQIDTQRRDLVLPANDNLFTSGTLGRFSPKLVELQDKYSHEPIGIPAD; this comes from the coding sequence ATGCCAGACGTGACCTTCACCGTTGACGGCCAGCAGCTTACCGCACCCGCGGGCACGCTGCTCATCGATGCCTGCAAGGCCAATGGCATCCAGATACCCGCATTCTGCTACTACCCCGGCCTCTCGCTCCAGGCCGCGTGCCGCATGTGCGTCGTCCGCATTGAAAAGATGCCCAAGCTGCAGACCGCCTGCACCACCCCGGTCGCCGAGGGCATGATCGTCTCCACTGAAACGCCGGAGATCGCGCAGGCCCGCAAGTCCACCCTGCAGCTCCTGCTCGGCAATCACCCGCTCGACTGCCCCGTCTGTGACGCCGGCGGCCAGTGCGAACTGCAGGACATGACCTTTAAGTACGGCGCGGCGGACTCCTTCTACACCGAGCCGAAGAACCACCGCGAAGAGCAGCAGTGGTCGCCCACCGTCTACTTCGACCGCCCGCGCTGCATCCTCTGCTACCGCTGCGTCCGCATGTGCGGCGAAGGCATGGATGTCTACGCCCTCGGCATCCAGAACCGCGGCTCCTCCGCCGTCATCGCGCCCAACATCCCCGCCTCGCAGTCCGAAGACGGTCTGCAGCACCTCGACTGTGAAGAGTGCGGCATGTGCATCGACGTCTGCCCGGTCGGCGCTCTCACCTCGGACACCTACCGCTACAAGACCCGCCCGTGGGAGATGAACCACGTCGCCACCGTATGCACCCACTGCGGCGACGGCTGCAAGACCACGCTCGGCGTCCGCGCCACCACCGAAGGCACCGAGATCATGCGCGGCGACAACCGCGACAAGTCCGGCATCAACGGCGACTTCCTCTGCAACAAGGGCCGCTACGGCTTCGACTTCGCCAACCGCGAAGACCGCATCACCCAGCCCCTGCTCAAGCAGGCCGACGGCACCTTCAAGGCCGTCACCTGGGAAGAGGCGCTCACCTTCGCCGGCAAGCGTCTGCGTGAGATCCGCGACACCCGTGGCGGCAGCTCGATCGGCGTGCTCGGCGGCAACCGCCTCACCAACGAGGAAGCCTACCTCCTCCAGAAGTTCGCGCGCACGGTGCTCCACACCAACAACATCGACCACCACCGCACGGCCGACTACGTCACCTTCGCCGCCGCGCTCTCTGGCCACCGCGACCGCTTCGCCTCGCAGCACGACAACGAGAACGCGCCCGCCATCCTGCTCATCGGCGGCGACCCCACCCAGCAGAACCCGCTCACCGCGTGGAACCTCCGCAGCAACGTCCGCCTGAACCGCGCCCGTCTCTACGTCGCGAACCACGCGGAAATCAAGCTGCGCCGCCAAGCCAAGGCCTTCCTCCAGATCGCCCCGTTCGGCTACGGCGCCATCGCGAGCTACTTGGCAGGCGACGACAACGCCGCATCATCCGCCGCGCTCGACACGAACGCCCTCACCGGCTTCCGCGACGCCCTGCGCAACGAGCAGTCCCTCGTCATCCTCATCGGCAACGAACTCCGCGGTGCCGACCTCCGCCGCCTTATCGAGTTCGGCCTCACCCTGCCCAACACCAAGTTCGCCCTGCTGAACGACTACGCTAACGGACACGGCGCGGCGGACATGGGCCTGCTCCCAGACATGCTGCCCGGCTACGTCCCCGTCGCCGGCCAGCACGCCTACGCCTCCGAGTACGAGAACCTGCCCACCGAGCCCGGCCTCGATCTCGTGCAGATGTTCGACGCCGCCGAAGCCGGCAACCTCGCCGCCCTCTACGTCGTCAATGCCAACCCGGTCGCGCGCTACTCCGCCGACCCCGCCACCCTTAAGAACACGTTCCTCGTCGTGCACGACATGTTCCTCACCGAGACCGCGCGCCTCGCCGACGTCGTCCTTCCCTGCGCCAACCTCTACGAGAAGTCCGGTTCCGTCGTGAACAGCTACGGCGACCTCCAGCTCGTCAAGAAAGCCGCAGACAAAGCCGGCGTCCGCACCGACCTCGAGCTCCTCGTCCGCGTTGCCGACAAGATGGGTGCCAACATCCGCGCGCTCGTCCCCTTCGGCAAGTCGCAGCCGAACGGCATCCGCGCCGACGTCGGCCAGACCCGCGGCGCACAGACCGGCGAGGCCGACCGCCACGCCGTCTTCCTCACCGCCAACAACCTCGAACCGAAGCTCTCCCCCTTCGACCCGTTCGCCATTCTCGACGAGATCCAGCGCCTCGTCCCCGGCTACGACCTGCTCCGCCTGCAACTGCTCAGCGGCAACGACCAGCACCTCGCGCCCGCGGCACCCGCCGACCTCATCCAGATCGACACGCAGCGCCGCGACCTCGTCCTGCCCGCCAACGACAACCTGTTCACCAGCGGCACCCTCGGCCGCTTCTCGCCCAAGCTGGTCGAACTCCAGGACAAGTACAGCCACGAACCCATCGGCATTCCGGCCGACTGA
- a CDS encoding NADH-quinone oxidoreductase subunit J family protein: MQLALFLIFAVLCVLGALNLLFQRHPINSALSLVVVMMSLAVIYWTLGAEFLAAAQVIVYSGAIMVLFTFVIMLLNAGEEVRTRGSRAAYLAGIPGVVGVLALLTFIFLREKSALGNAVIGGGMNPNGESNITAISRILFTDLLLPFEVTSILILVAILGAVVLARKEN; this comes from the coding sequence ATGCAACTAGCCCTGTTCCTCATCTTCGCCGTGCTATGCGTTCTCGGAGCGCTGAACCTGCTCTTTCAGCGGCACCCGATCAATTCCGCGCTCTCGCTGGTCGTCGTTATGATGTCGCTCGCCGTCATCTATTGGACGCTCGGCGCCGAGTTCCTCGCCGCCGCCCAGGTCATCGTCTACTCCGGCGCAATCATGGTGCTCTTCACCTTCGTCATCATGCTTCTGAACGCCGGAGAAGAGGTCCGCACCCGCGGCTCAAGGGCCGCCTACCTGGCCGGCATCCCAGGCGTCGTCGGCGTCCTCGCCCTGCTCACCTTCATCTTCCTGCGTGAGAAGAGCGCCCTCGGCAACGCCGTCATCGGCGGCGGCATGAATCCCAACGGCGAGTCCAACATCACCGCCATCAGCCGCATCCTCTTCACCGACCTCCTGCTTCCCTTCGAAGTCACTTCGATCCTCATCCTCGTCGCGATCCTCGGCGCTGTCGTCCTCGCCCGGAAGGAGAACTAG
- the nuoF gene encoding NADH-quinone oxidoreductase subunit NuoF yields the protein MPTLVSHPDEVKILSRRFGQGAAELDRYLELDGYKAAQLAIDNGPEWVINEMKASGLRGRGGAGFPTGMKWSFVPKQSEKPKYVLVNGDESEPGTCKDHVIFLHDPHAIIEGTMIAGLAIGAKMGFIYLRGEYRYLLKIVEKAVADAYAKGILGKNIFGREGIDFDIVTQTGAGAYEVGEESALMESLEGKRGVPRIKPPFPAVVGLYGGPTVINNAETIASAPHILLMGGAEYAKIGSERNGGTRLFGISGMVERPGVYELPMGYNLKKAIYDVAGGVKGGKKLKAVVPGGSSCPVLTADELDVGLDFDQMAKAGTMLGSGGIVVLDETVSMVEFALRTIKFYQHESCGWCIPCREGTDWLKKTLTRFYDGGGNAKDINNIQYLAENMMGRTFCPLGDAAAMPTLGFIKKFRHEFEEYLQGKRTEKHFITTDELVGAAH from the coding sequence ATGCCTACCCTCGTTTCGCATCCCGATGAAGTCAAGATCCTCTCGCGCCGCTTCGGCCAGGGCGCAGCCGAGCTCGATCGCTACCTCGAACTCGACGGCTACAAGGCCGCCCAGCTCGCCATCGACAACGGTCCCGAGTGGGTCATCAACGAGATGAAAGCCTCCGGCCTGCGTGGCCGCGGCGGCGCCGGCTTCCCCACCGGCATGAAGTGGTCGTTCGTTCCCAAGCAGAGCGAAAAGCCCAAGTACGTCCTCGTCAACGGCGACGAATCCGAACCCGGCACCTGCAAAGACCACGTCATCTTCCTGCACGACCCGCACGCCATCATCGAGGGCACCATGATCGCCGGCCTCGCCATCGGCGCCAAGATGGGCTTCATCTACCTGCGCGGCGAGTACCGCTATCTCCTCAAGATCGTCGAAAAGGCGGTCGCTGACGCCTACGCCAAGGGCATCCTCGGCAAGAACATCTTTGGCCGCGAAGGCATCGACTTCGACATCGTCACCCAGACCGGCGCGGGCGCCTACGAAGTAGGCGAAGAGTCGGCCCTCATGGAGTCGCTCGAGGGCAAGCGCGGCGTCCCCCGCATCAAGCCGCCGTTCCCCGCCGTCGTCGGCCTCTACGGCGGCCCCACCGTTATCAACAACGCCGAGACCATCGCCTCCGCCCCGCACATCCTGCTCATGGGCGGCGCCGAGTACGCCAAGATCGGCTCGGAGCGCAACGGCGGCACTCGCCTGTTCGGCATCAGCGGCATGGTCGAGCGCCCCGGCGTCTACGAGCTGCCCATGGGCTACAACCTGAAGAAGGCGATCTACGACGTCGCCGGCGGCGTCAAGGGCGGCAAGAAGCTCAAGGCCGTCGTGCCCGGCGGCTCGTCCTGCCCGGTGCTTACTGCTGACGAGCTCGACGTGGGTCTCGACTTCGACCAGATGGCCAAGGCCGGCACTATGCTCGGCTCCGGCGGCATCGTCGTGCTCGACGAAACCGTCAGCATGGTCGAGTTCGCCCTGCGGACCATCAAGTTCTACCAGCACGAATCCTGCGGCTGGTGCATCCCCTGCCGCGAAGGAACGGACTGGCTCAAGAAGACCCTGACCCGCTTCTACGACGGCGGCGGCAATGCCAAAGACATCAACAACATTCAGTACCTCGCCGAGAACATGATGGGCCGCACCTTCTGCCCGCTCGGCGACGCCGCTGCCATGCCCACCCTCGGCTTCATTAAGAAGTTTCGCCACGAATTCGAGGAGTACCTGCAAGGCAAGCGCACCGAAAAGCACTTCATCACCACCGACGAACTCGTCGGCGCGGCGCACTGA
- the nuoH gene encoding NADH-quinone oxidoreductase subunit NuoH, with product MTLSPTAIFLLLTLVKIAVVLLITLTSVAYTVLLERKVIALAQNRWGPSRTGPFGLLQPLADGIKLFLKEDLMPLAVERPLFVIAPMIALACALVSIAVVPFGKLTVYHGVDLFQISDVNIGLLVILGITSIGVYGIALSGWSSNNKYSLLGSLRASAQVISYELALGLSLVGVVMRAGSLRLRDIVTSQAHHGLLSWNIWPQLLGFFIYLMAAYAETNRAPFDLPEAESELVAGYHTEYSSMKFAMFFMAEYANMITVSCVATLLFFGGASSPLGHLLPDNFGGPILSVIFPVLWFVAKVFAFLFLYIWVRSTLPRFRYDQLMSFGWKFLLPLAMVNIVATALVLAFRS from the coding sequence GTGACGCTCTCGCCAACTGCAATCTTTCTCCTGCTCACGCTCGTCAAGATCGCGGTCGTGCTCCTCATCACGCTCACCTCGGTCGCCTACACCGTGCTGCTCGAGCGCAAGGTCATCGCGCTAGCCCAGAACCGCTGGGGACCCAGCCGCACCGGCCCCTTCGGCCTGCTGCAGCCCTTGGCCGACGGCATCAAGCTTTTCCTCAAGGAAGACCTGATGCCCCTCGCCGTCGAGCGTCCGCTCTTCGTCATCGCACCCATGATCGCGCTGGCCTGCGCTCTCGTCTCCATCGCGGTCGTTCCCTTCGGCAAGCTCACCGTCTATCACGGCGTCGATCTCTTCCAGATCTCCGACGTCAACATCGGCCTGCTCGTCATCCTCGGCATCACGTCCATCGGCGTCTACGGCATCGCGCTCTCCGGCTGGTCCTCGAACAACAAGTACTCGTTGCTCGGCTCACTGCGTGCCTCGGCCCAGGTCATCAGCTACGAACTCGCACTCGGCCTCTCGCTGGTCGGCGTCGTCATGCGCGCCGGCTCGCTGCGCCTGCGCGATATCGTCACGTCCCAGGCGCACCACGGCCTGCTTTCCTGGAACATCTGGCCCCAGCTGCTCGGCTTCTTCATCTACCTGATGGCCGCCTACGCCGAGACCAACCGCGCTCCCTTCGACCTTCCCGAAGCCGAATCCGAGCTTGTCGCCGGCTACCACACCGAGTACTCCTCGATGAAGTTCGCCATGTTCTTCATGGCGGAATACGCCAACATGATCACGGTCTCCTGCGTGGCCACGCTGCTCTTCTTCGGCGGCGCATCCTCCCCGCTCGGCCACCTGCTGCCCGACAACTTCGGCGGCCCGATCCTGTCGGTCATCTTCCCGGTTCTCTGGTTCGTCGCCAAGGTCTTCGCCTTCCTCTTCCTCTACATCTGGGTGCGCTCCACGCTGCCCCGCTTCCGCTACGACCAGCTCATGAGCTTCGGCTGGAAGTTCCTCCTTCCGCTCGCCATGGTCAACATCGTCGCCACCGCCCTCGTCCTCGCCTTCCGCAGCTAG